A DNA window from Hevea brasiliensis isolate MT/VB/25A 57/8 chromosome 2, ASM3005281v1, whole genome shotgun sequence contains the following coding sequences:
- the LOC131170573 gene encoding polygalacturonase-like: protein MANKFHPVSFVLSFFFFFFMIHSSNAAYNVISYGAKPDGKTDATQAFLRVWAAACSSATASTIYVPKGRYLIKAIEFRGPCKSRIRVQIDGTIVAPLDYRALGNSGYWILFIQVNGVSVFGGSLDAKGAGFWACRRAGQNCPVGARSITFNWANNVLISGLTSINSQLTHLVINSCNNVQVRNVRLIAPDLSPNTDGIHVQGSTGVTIIGSTLQTGDDCISIGPGTRNLHISRIKCGPGHGVSIGSLGRQLYEDGVQNITLTDSVFTGSDNGVRIKTWARPSTGFVRNVLFQNIIMRNVENPIIIDQNYCPNNIGCPRQSSGVKISEVTYENIQGTSATPEGVTFECSPSNPCKGIKLQDIKLTYMNKAATSSCKNIDGTSTGLLIPESCL from the exons ATGGCTAATAAGTTTCATCCTGTTTCTTTTGtactctccttcttcttcttcttcttcatgatTCACTCATCAAATGCAGCTTACAATGTTATCAGTTATGGTGCAAAACCAGATGGGAAAACTGATGCAACCCAAGCTTTCCTTAGGGTATGGGCCGCTGCATGTAGCTCGGCTACTGCATCCACAATATACGTCCCTAAGGGAAGGTACTTGATCAAAGCAATAGAGTTTAGAGGCCCATGCAAGAGTAGAATTAGGGTTCAGATAGATGGAACCATTGTAGCTCCTCTGGATTATCGTGCCCTTGGCAACTCTGGCTACTGGATCTTGTTCATTCAGGTCAATGGAGTTTCCGTCTTTGGTGGTTCCCTTGATGCTAAAGGAGCTGGCTTCTGGGCTTGCAGAAGAGCTGGACAGAATTGCCCTGTTGGAGCTAGG TCCATAACATTCAACTGGGCTAACAACGTCCTGATCAGTGGCTTGACATCAATCAACAGTCAGTTAACTCACCTGGTAATCAACAGTTGCAACAATGTTCAAGTTCGAAATGTAAGGCTTATAGCTCCAGACCTGAGCCCAAATACTGACGGCATTCACGTCCAGGGGTCAACGGGAGTGACAATCATAGGCAGTACTCTACAGACAGGAGACGACTGCATATCAATTGGTCCAGGCACCAGGAACTTGCACATCAGCCGTATTAAGTGTGGCCCTGGTCACGGAGTCAG CATTGGAAGTCTGGGCAGGCAACTTTATGAAGATGGAGTACAAAACATAACCCTAACAGATTCGGTATTCACAGGATCAGACAATGGTGTAAGGATAAAAACATGGGCTAGGCCCAGCACTGGCTTTGTGAGGAACGTTCTCTTCCAAAACATCATCATGAGGAATGTGGAGAACCCTATCATTATTGATCAGAATTACTGCCCTAACAACATTGGCTGTCCTCGCCAG AGTTCTGGTGTGAAGATTAGTGAAGTGACGTACGAAAATATACAAGGAACATCTGCAACACCAGAAGGTGTGACATTTGAGTGCAGCCCAAGCAATCCATGCAAGGGAATTAAATTACAAGATATAAAGCTGACGTATATGAATAAAGCAGCAACATCATCATGTAAGAACATTGACGGAACCAGCACCGGACTACTCATTCCTGAGAGCTGTTTGTaa
- the LOC110663063 gene encoding polygalacturonase-like — translation MANKFHLVSFVLSFFFFFFMIHSSNAAYNVISYGAKPDGKTDATQAFLRVWAAACSSATASTIYVPKGRYLIKAIEFRGPCKSRIRVQIDGTIVAPLDYRALGNSGYWILFIQVNGVSVFGGSLDAKGAGFWACRRAGQNCPVGARSITFNWANNVLISGLTSINSQLTHLVINSCNNVQVRNVRLIAPDLSPNTDGIHVQGSTGVTIIGSTLQTGDDCISIGPGTRNLHISRIKCGPGHGVSIGSLGRQLNEDGVQNITLTDSVFTGSDNGVRIKTWARPSTGFVRNVLFQNIIMRNVENPIIIDQNYCPNNIGCPRQSSGVKISEVTYKNIQGTSATPEGVTFECSPSNPCKGIKLQDIKLTYMNKAATSSCKNIDGTSTGLLIPESCF, via the exons ATGGCTAATAAGTTTCATCTTGTTTCTTTTGtactctccttcttcttcttcttcttcatgatTCACTCATCAAATGCAGCTTACAATGTTATCAGTTATGGTGCAAAACCAGATGGGAAAACTGATGCAACCCAAGCTTTCCTTAGGGTATGGGCCGCTGCATGTAGCTCGGCTACTGCATCCACAATATACGTCCCTAAGGGAAGGTACTTGATCAAAGCAATAGAGTTTAGAGGCCCATGCAAGAGTAGAATTAGGGTTCAGATAGATGGAACCATTGTAGCTCCTCTGGATTATCGTGCCCTTGGCAACTCTGGCTACTGGATCTTGTTCATTCAGGTCAATGGAGTTTCCGTCTTTGGTGGTTCCCTTGATGCTAAAGGAGCTGGCTTCTGGGCTTGCAGAAGAGCTGGCCAGAATTGCCCTGTTGGAGCTAGG TCCATAACATTCAACTGGGCTAACAACGTCCTGATCAGTGGCTTGACATCAATCAACAGTCAGTTAACTCACCTGGTAATCAACAGTTGCAACAATGTTCAAGTTCGAAATGTAAGGCTTATAGCTCCAGACCTAAGCCCAAATACTGATGGCATTCACGTCCAGGGGTCAACGGGAGTGACAATCATAGGCAGTACTCTACAGACAGGAGACGACTGCATATCAATTGGTCCAGGCACCAGGAACTTGCACATCAGCCGTATTAAGTGTGGCCCTGGTCACGGAGTCAG CATTGGAAGTCTGGGCAGGCAACTTAATGAAGATGGAGTACAAAACATAACCCTAACAGATTCAGTATTCACAGGATCAGACAATGGTGTAAGGATAAAAACATGGGCTAGGCCCAGCACTGGCTTTGTGAGGAACGTTCTCTTCCAAAACATCATCATGAGGAATGTGGAGAACCCTATCATTATTGATCAGAATTACTGCCCTAACAACATTGGCTGTCCTCGCCAG AGTTCTGGTGTGAAGATTAGTGAAGTGACGTACAAAAATATACAAGGAACATCTGCAACACCAGAAGGTGTGACATTTGAGTGCAGCCCAAGCAATCCATGCAAGGGAATTAAATTACAAGATATAAAGCTGACGTATATGAATAAAGCAGCAACATCATCATGTAAGAACATTGACGGAACCAGCACCGGACTACTCATTCCTGAGAGCTGTTTTTaa